A genomic segment from Paenibacillus sp. FSL K6-1096 encodes:
- a CDS encoding glycoside hydrolase family 27 protein: MNHKLAAPTPPLGWNSWDCYGAAVTEAEIRGNAEYMAEHLKDFGWSYITVDIQWYEPGAVSSLYRPFVPLVMDEYSRLMPAENRFPSAAGGQGFKPLADYVHSLGLKFGIHIMRGIPRQAAHAGTAVLGTDATAREIAHTASICPWNTDMYGVDASKEGAQAYYNSLFKLYAQWGVDLVKVDDIAASRLHDTHQPEIALISRAIENCGRPMVLSLSPGPAPVEYAQHFIEHANMWRITDDFWDRWELLLDMFSRCRSWQGVPQAGSWPDCDMLPLGHIGVRSVDGGGDDRWTRFTRDEQLTMMSLWSIFRSPLIFGGELRDNDDWTLSLLTNREVLRMQRESHSAREALCRDDLIVWTAAHDDGTRYAAVFNIGSSPLPVNLSLAEIGLGGVAAGTELWSQTPAALNAGALLTTVPAHGVRLYSLL; encoded by the coding sequence ATGAATCATAAGCTTGCAGCACCCACCCCGCCGCTGGGCTGGAACAGCTGGGATTGCTACGGCGCAGCCGTAACGGAAGCGGAAATCCGCGGCAATGCGGAATATATGGCCGAGCATCTCAAAGACTTCGGCTGGAGCTATATTACCGTTGACATTCAGTGGTATGAGCCTGGTGCCGTATCCTCCCTGTACCGTCCCTTCGTCCCGCTGGTTATGGATGAATACTCCCGGCTGATGCCTGCCGAGAACCGCTTCCCTTCCGCCGCCGGCGGTCAGGGCTTCAAGCCGCTGGCTGACTATGTCCACAGCCTGGGACTGAAGTTCGGCATCCACATTATGCGCGGCATCCCGCGTCAGGCCGCCCATGCCGGCACTGCCGTTCTGGGGACGGACGCAACGGCGCGCGAGATCGCGCACACCGCCTCCATCTGTCCGTGGAATACGGATATGTACGGTGTCGATGCTTCCAAGGAAGGCGCTCAGGCCTACTATAATTCACTCTTTAAACTGTACGCGCAGTGGGGCGTCGATCTGGTTAAGGTGGATGACATCGCCGCTTCCAGGCTGCACGACACCCATCAGCCAGAGATTGCCCTGATCTCTCGGGCGATTGAGAACTGCGGACGCCCGATGGTGCTGAGCCTCTCCCCTGGCCCTGCTCCGGTAGAATACGCACAACATTTCATCGAACATGCCAACATGTGGCGCATAACGGATGATTTCTGGGACCGCTGGGAGCTGCTGCTGGACATGTTCAGCCGCTGCCGCAGCTGGCAGGGCGTCCCGCAGGCCGGCTCCTGGCCGGATTGCGACATGCTGCCGCTCGGCCACATCGGCGTCCGCTCCGTCGATGGCGGCGGGGATGACCGCTGGACCCGCTTCACCCGTGACGAGCAGCTGACGATGATGTCGCTGTGGAGCATTTTCCGCTCACCGCTCATCTTCGGCGGCGAGCTGCGCGACAACGACGACTGGACCCTGTCGCTGCTCACCAACCGCGAGGTGCTGCGCATGCAGCGCGAGAGCCATAGCGCCAGAGAAGCCCTCTGCCGGGACGATCTGATCGTCTGGACCGCCGCTCACGACGATGGCACCCGCTATGCGGCCGTTTTCAATATTGGCAGCAGCCCGCTGCCGGTGAACCTGAGCCTCGCAGAGATCGGTCTCGGCGGCGTGGCCGCAGGCACAGAGCTGTGGAGCCAGACACCTGCTGCGCTGAACGCAGGCGCACTACTGACCACCGTGCCTGCGCATGGGGTGCGGTTGTATAGCCTGTTATAG
- a CDS encoding AraC family transcriptional regulator, translating into MDIPKGTYGFRFAEDKELQLCVLFAAGYDAVSDPAYRWDGLERSDGPLLLFQYTLSGEGVFESESRTYRVRAGQALLAEIPGPHRYYYPADAAEPWEFLFLLIRPNLILPHWRKFLREAGEVPRLPADCAPVRLARMIVMDAGAGRISDPLIASSSVYQFVTELARMQAATLRDRDTWSENIRRAAEFIEQHYSRMISMDQLSEHVSLSKYHLIRRFSASTGLTPGAYLTRVRTEKAMELLRGTSLSIEAIAEQVGYSSGSYFIKAFRSLTGLTPGEFRSGDESLTYRRLFFD; encoded by the coding sequence ATGGACATCCCCAAAGGAACCTACGGCTTCCGCTTTGCGGAAGACAAGGAGCTGCAGCTATGCGTCTTATTCGCAGCGGGTTATGATGCGGTCTCTGATCCCGCTTACCGCTGGGACGGTCTGGAGCGCAGTGATGGCCCGCTGCTGCTGTTCCAGTACACCCTCTCCGGTGAGGGCGTGTTCGAGTCGGAGAGCCGGACCTACCGGGTGCGGGCAGGACAGGCGCTTTTGGCGGAGATTCCCGGGCCGCACCGTTATTACTACCCGGCGGATGCGGCAGAGCCCTGGGAGTTCCTGTTCCTGCTGATCCGTCCGAATCTGATCCTGCCCCACTGGCGCAAATTCCTGCGCGAAGCGGGCGAGGTGCCGCGGTTGCCTGCAGACTGTGCACCTGTCCGGCTGGCGCGGATGATTGTAATGGATGCCGGTGCGGGCCGGATCTCCGATCCGCTGATTGCCTCGTCCAGCGTCTACCAGTTCGTGACCGAGCTGGCCCGGATGCAGGCGGCCACATTGCGTGACCGGGACACCTGGTCAGAGAATATCAGACGGGCCGCCGAATTCATTGAGCAGCATTATTCGCGGATGATCAGCATGGACCAGCTGTCTGAGCATGTCTCCCTGTCCAAATATCATCTTATCCGCCGTTTCTCGGCCAGCACGGGCCTGACACCCGGCGCTTACCTGACCAGAGTACGTACCGAGAAGGCCATGGAGCTGCTGCGGGGGACCAGCTTAAGTATTGAAGCGATCGCTGAACAGGTCGGCTACTCCAGCGGAAGCTATTTCATCAAGGCCTTCCGCAGCCTGACCGGACTGACGCCGGGGGAATTCCGCAGCGGGGATGAGAGTCTGACCTACCGCCGCCTCTTTTTCGATTAA
- a CDS encoding SGNH/GDSL hydrolase family protein, with protein sequence MSTMQVYKPTEKHVKIIGRTHRVNDVLWLALSGSGVEFSFYGTAARITLAGDDIAVTGNNLARIGISVNGRRVIDDQIDQPIRSYTVFESGTPQEITVRITKLSEAAMSTVGIREIAVNAAEGIQPTPRQVHTIEFIGDSITCGYGVDDEEALHSFSTATEDVTKAYAYLTAEQLGADYSMVCYSGYGIITGYTENDQKLTTHLLPDYYEKVGKSEGRFGGSLLPQEVPWEFSRFTPELIVINLGTNDDSYTKDDPAKQADYAESYVAFLQKVRRNNPDSTILCTLGIMGDRLYPHLEQAVARYSRESGDSNISTMRFEVQLEADGYAVDYHPSQATHRKAADKLTAEIRKLMNW encoded by the coding sequence ATGTCTACAATGCAAGTGTACAAACCAACAGAGAAGCATGTCAAAATCATCGGGCGGACCCATCGTGTCAACGATGTGCTGTGGCTGGCCCTGTCGGGCAGCGGAGTAGAATTCTCGTTCTATGGTACAGCAGCCCGGATTACCCTGGCAGGCGATGATATTGCTGTAACCGGCAATAATCTGGCCCGGATCGGGATCAGTGTGAACGGCCGGCGGGTGATTGACGATCAGATCGACCAGCCAATCCGAAGCTATACCGTGTTCGAGAGCGGCACACCGCAGGAGATTACCGTCAGAATTACGAAGCTCTCCGAAGCGGCGATGTCCACGGTTGGCATCCGGGAGATTGCCGTAAATGCTGCCGAGGGCATTCAGCCAACCCCGCGACAAGTACATACCATTGAATTCATCGGCGATTCGATCACCTGCGGCTATGGCGTGGATGACGAAGAGGCGCTGCATTCTTTTTCTACGGCTACTGAAGATGTGACGAAGGCTTATGCTTACTTAACGGCTGAACAGCTTGGAGCGGATTATAGCATGGTGTGTTACAGCGGCTACGGAATTATTACCGGTTATACGGAGAACGACCAGAAGCTGACCACGCATCTGCTGCCCGATTATTATGAGAAGGTAGGCAAGTCGGAGGGGAGATTTGGCGGCAGCCTGCTGCCCCAGGAGGTGCCTTGGGAGTTCAGCAGGTTCACACCGGAGCTGATTGTGATTAATCTGGGCACGAACGATGATTCTTACACCAAGGATGACCCCGCCAAGCAGGCGGATTATGCTGAGAGCTATGTAGCTTTTCTGCAAAAAGTCAGACGGAACAATCCCGATTCTACGATTCTATGCACGCTGGGGATCATGGGGGACAGACTGTATCCTCATCTGGAGCAAGCGGTGGCCCGCTATTCCCGGGAATCCGGCGACAGCAATATTAGCACTATGAGATTCGAGGTACAGCTGGAGGCCGACGGCTATGCCGTCGATTATCACCCGTCCCAGGCAACCCACCGCAAAGCGGCAGACAAGCTGACGGCTGAGATTCGGAAGCTGATGAACTGGTAG